The following proteins are co-located in the Carassius auratus strain Wakin chromosome 7, ASM336829v1, whole genome shotgun sequence genome:
- the htr5ab gene encoding 5-hydroxytryptamine (serotonin) receptor 5A, b isoform X1 encodes MTQPNVTDLSANTSGGSESGNLYRPFSVFSVLTLTLLAMLVVATFVWNLLVLVTILRVRTFHRVPHNLVASMAISDVMVAGLVMPLSLVRELYGRRWILGRALCQVWISCDVLCCTASIWNVTAIALDRYWSITRHLEYTLKTRKRISNVMIGLTWVLSSVISLSPLFGWGETYSEDSLTCQVSQEPSYTVFSTFGAFYLPLCVVLFVYWKIYKAAKFRIGSRKTNTITPMAEVIEVKEAERQPQMAFTVRHATVSFQTDGETWREQKERRAALMVGILIGVFVLCWIPFFLAELIIPLCSCDIPPVWKSVFLWLGYSNSFFNPLIYTAFNKNYNNAFRNLFSRQR; translated from the exons ATGACTCAACCCAACGTTACAGATCTCTCGGCTAATACCTCCGGAGGATCCGAATCGGGTAATCTGTACCGTCCATTTTCTGTGTTCAGTGTTCTCACGCTCACTTTGCTGGCAATGCTAGTGGTGGCCACCTTTGTATGGAACCTTCTGGTTTTGGTGACCATCCTGAGGGTGCGTACCTTCCATCGTGTTCCCCACAACCTGGTTGCCTCCATGGCCATCTCAGATGTGATGGTTGCAGGACTGGTAATGCCGCTCAGTCTGGTTAGGGAGCTCTATGGCCGGCGTTGGATTCTGGGTCGGGCCTTGTGTCAGGTCTGGATCTCCTGCGATGTGCTCTGCTGCACAGCCAGTATCTGGAACGTGACGGCCATTGCCCTAGATCGCTACTGGTCCATCACACGCCACCTGGAATATACACTGAAGACACGTAAACGAATCTCCAATGTGATGATTGGCCTCACGTGGGTGCTCTCTTCAGTTATCTCGCTTTCGCCACTCTTCGGTTGGGGTGAGACATACTCGGAAGACAGCCTGACTTGTCAAGTAAGCCAGGAGCCCTCTTACACAGTCTTCTCCACATTTGGAGCCTTTTACCTGCCCCTCTGTGTGGTGCTCTTTGTCTACTGGAAGATTTACAAGGCTGCCAAGTTCCGCATTGGCTCTCGCAAGACCAACACCATCACACCCATGGCTGAGGTcatagag GTTAAGGAGGCTGAACGACAGCCACAGATGGCCTTCACAGTTCGTCACGCGACTGTATCGTTCCAGACGGATGGCGAGACGTGGCGAGAACAGAAAGAGAGGAGAGCGGCTTTGATGGTGGGCATCCTGATTGGTGTGTTTGTTCTCTGTTGGATTCCCTTTTTCCTtgctgagctcatcattccactcTGTTCATGCGACATACCTCCTGTCTGGAAAAGTGTCTTCCTTTGGCTGGGTTACTCAAACTCCTTCTTTAACCCACTCATCTACACAGCCTTTAACAAGAACTACAACAACGCATTTAGAAACCTCTTTTCCAGACAGCGATGA
- the htr5ab gene encoding 5-hydroxytryptamine (serotonin) receptor 5A, b isoform X2 codes for MTQPNVTDLSANTSGGSESGNLYRPFSVFSVLTLTLLAMLVVATFVWNLLVLVTILRVRTFHRVPHNLVASMAISDVMVAGLVMPLSLVRELYGRRWILGRALCQVWISCDVLCCTASIWNVTAIALDRYWSITRHLEYTLKTRKRISNVMIGLTWVLSSVISLSPLFGWGETYSEDSLTCQVSQEPSYTVFSTFGAFYLPLCVVLFVYWKIYKAAKFRIGSRKTNTITPMAEVIESSVQDAGS; via the exons ATGACTCAACCCAACGTTACAGATCTCTCGGCTAATACCTCCGGAGGATCCGAATCGGGTAATCTGTACCGTCCATTTTCTGTGTTCAGTGTTCTCACGCTCACTTTGCTGGCAATGCTAGTGGTGGCCACCTTTGTATGGAACCTTCTGGTTTTGGTGACCATCCTGAGGGTGCGTACCTTCCATCGTGTTCCCCACAACCTGGTTGCCTCCATGGCCATCTCAGATGTGATGGTTGCAGGACTGGTAATGCCGCTCAGTCTGGTTAGGGAGCTCTATGGCCGGCGTTGGATTCTGGGTCGGGCCTTGTGTCAGGTCTGGATCTCCTGCGATGTGCTCTGCTGCACAGCCAGTATCTGGAACGTGACGGCCATTGCCCTAGATCGCTACTGGTCCATCACACGCCACCTGGAATATACACTGAAGACACGTAAACGAATCTCCAATGTGATGATTGGCCTCACGTGGGTGCTCTCTTCAGTTATCTCGCTTTCGCCACTCTTCGGTTGGGGTGAGACATACTCGGAAGACAGCCTGACTTGTCAAGTAAGCCAGGAGCCCTCTTACACAGTCTTCTCCACATTTGGAGCCTTTTACCTGCCCCTCTGTGTGGTGCTCTTTGTCTACTGGAAGATTTACAAGGCTGCCAAGTTCCGCATTGGCTCTCGCAAGACCAACACCATCACACCCATGGCTGAGGTcatagag tcATCTGTGCAGGATGCCGGCTCCTAG